A genomic region of Coriobacteriia bacterium contains the following coding sequences:
- the thiT gene encoding energy-coupled thiamine transporter ThiT codes for MRNDRIRILVEIGLTVALAAVLNLVKIWRMPNGGAISLEMLPLIVLALRRGVGPGMIAGAMYGVVELMFDAYVVNWLQFLIDYPVAYALVGIAGIGSASWRRAATKGSATKATVVALGWTAAGGIGRFYAHWVSGLVFFAQYAPKGTPVAIYSAVYNASYMVPSLAAVGAAAVLVLPALERAVPVSASAS; via the coding sequence GTGCGCAACGACCGGATCCGGATACTCGTCGAGATCGGCCTCACCGTCGCGCTAGCCGCGGTGCTCAACCTCGTGAAGATCTGGCGCATGCCCAACGGAGGCGCCATCTCGCTCGAGATGCTGCCCCTGATCGTCCTCGCCTTGCGGCGGGGTGTCGGCCCCGGCATGATCGCCGGGGCGATGTACGGGGTCGTGGAGCTCATGTTCGACGCATACGTGGTCAACTGGCTGCAGTTCCTCATCGACTATCCGGTGGCATACGCCCTTGTGGGGATCGCGGGCATCGGGTCCGCATCGTGGCGTAGGGCTGCAACGAAGGGGAGCGCGACCAAGGCGACCGTCGTAGCCCTGGGGTGGACCGCCGCCGGCGGCATCGGGCGTTTCTACGCGCACTGGGTCTCCGGGCTGGTCTTCTTCGCGCAGTACGCGCCGAAGGGAACACCCGTCGCCATCTACTCGGCCGTCTACAACGCCAGCTACATGGTGCCTTCGCTCGCCGCCGTCGGCGCCGCCGCCGTTCTCGTGCTGCCCGCGCTCGAGCGGGCCGTGCCGGTCTCGGCGTCGGCTTCGTGA
- the priA gene encoding primosomal protein N', which translates to MDALHETPSRVARVVVDVPARALTEPFDYSVPAGLDGVDVGVPVLVPFGRRPALGYVVGLAASSEHELKPVEAVLGTSLFAGHVPSLAAWIAREYLCPLSEALRLFLPPRGVSSLARVEGPQGASYLLRGPAVGTVDDRWAELAPGAAPQLRPSAVLQRAVVDSLAEGPVRVAELAAGLGNVDGAVRRLAEMGVVVVTRRRRMRDPHSALRPAPRHENLSRGQSDALDAIRSARASGGVVLLDGVTGSGKTEVYLRAIEEVLAAGGGAIVLVPEISLTPQTVGRFRSRFGEAVAVLHSRLSDGERYDQWDACATGAARVAVGARSALFAPVRDLALVVIDEEHETSYKQGSSPRYHARDVAVRMTETAGAALVLGSATPSMESLARCERGRAIRVVMPERVGGGRIPEVRVIDLTAEFADGNRSMFSRELADRLRDVERRREKAVVFLNRRGFASFLLCRECGFVPECDACAVSLTYHEVGRTLACHHCGAHKQVPVACPRCSSPYLRQFGAGTQRVEAELQALVPGLPIVRMDADTVRGKGGHERVLAGFEALPYGVLVGTQMVAKGLDYPEITLVGVITADTTLHMPDFRAGERTYQLVSQVAGRCGRGEKPGLVVVQTYWPDHPAIVAAAAHDPERFYAGERAEREALGYPPYGRLANVLVQGADVEAVRAVAVSFAERLRAQAQDGVTVLGPAPAPLAKVKGAHRWHVLLKGAVDSDLPATISKAWEGLAAVPGVTVACDVDAVDLL; encoded by the coding sequence ATGGATGCCTTGCATGAGACGCCGAGCCGGGTCGCCCGAGTGGTGGTGGACGTTCCCGCCCGCGCGTTGACCGAGCCGTTCGACTACTCCGTACCGGCCGGACTCGACGGTGTGGACGTCGGCGTCCCCGTCCTGGTCCCCTTCGGCCGCCGCCCGGCCCTCGGCTACGTCGTCGGTCTCGCCGCTTCGAGCGAGCACGAGTTGAAGCCGGTCGAGGCCGTCCTCGGCACGTCTCTCTTCGCCGGACACGTGCCCAGTCTCGCCGCATGGATCGCGCGGGAGTACCTGTGCCCGCTCTCGGAGGCGCTGAGACTCTTCCTGCCGCCTCGGGGGGTCTCGTCACTCGCTCGTGTCGAAGGGCCGCAGGGGGCGTCGTATCTCCTTCGCGGCCCGGCGGTGGGGACGGTCGACGACCGCTGGGCCGAGCTCGCCCCGGGCGCGGCGCCCCAGCTGCGTCCGAGCGCTGTCCTCCAGCGCGCGGTCGTCGACTCGCTCGCCGAAGGGCCCGTCCGCGTCGCCGAGCTGGCGGCCGGACTGGGCAACGTCGATGGAGCGGTGCGCAGGCTCGCCGAGATGGGCGTCGTCGTCGTCACGCGCCGTCGCCGCATGCGCGACCCGCACTCCGCGCTACGCCCCGCCCCACGACACGAGAACCTGTCGCGGGGGCAGTCGGATGCGCTCGACGCGATCCGTTCCGCTCGCGCTTCGGGAGGCGTGGTGCTTCTGGACGGCGTGACCGGGTCGGGAAAGACCGAGGTCTACCTCCGGGCGATAGAAGAGGTCCTCGCGGCCGGGGGTGGGGCGATCGTCCTCGTGCCGGAGATCTCGCTGACACCACAGACGGTGGGTCGTTTCCGATCGCGATTCGGCGAAGCTGTGGCGGTCCTGCACTCCAGGCTGTCGGACGGGGAGCGCTATGATCAGTGGGACGCATGCGCCACCGGCGCCGCGCGTGTCGCGGTCGGTGCGCGCTCCGCGCTCTTCGCTCCAGTGCGCGACCTCGCGCTCGTCGTCATAGATGAGGAGCACGAGACCTCGTACAAGCAGGGGTCGTCTCCGCGCTATCACGCGCGCGACGTCGCGGTGCGGATGACCGAGACCGCCGGTGCCGCCCTCGTCCTCGGAAGCGCGACGCCGAGCATGGAATCGCTCGCCCGCTGCGAGCGCGGCCGCGCGATCCGCGTCGTGATGCCCGAACGCGTGGGGGGTGGACGCATCCCCGAGGTGCGCGTGATCGACCTGACGGCGGAGTTCGCCGACGGGAACCGGTCGATGTTCTCGCGAGAGCTCGCCGACCGTCTGCGAGATGTCGAGAGACGGCGCGAGAAGGCGGTCGTCTTCCTCAACAGACGAGGCTTCGCCAGCTTCCTCCTCTGTCGCGAATGCGGTTTCGTGCCCGAATGCGACGCGTGCGCGGTCTCGCTGACCTACCACGAGGTCGGCCGGACCCTGGCGTGTCATCACTGTGGCGCGCACAAGCAGGTCCCGGTCGCGTGTCCCCGCTGTTCCAGTCCGTATCTTCGCCAATTCGGCGCCGGGACCCAGCGCGTCGAGGCGGAACTGCAGGCCCTCGTCCCGGGACTGCCGATCGTGCGGATGGACGCCGACACCGTGCGAGGCAAGGGCGGCCACGAGCGTGTCCTCGCCGGGTTCGAGGCGCTGCCGTACGGCGTGCTGGTCGGGACGCAGATGGTCGCGAAGGGCCTCGACTACCCGGAGATCACGCTCGTCGGCGTGATCACCGCCGACACGACCCTGCACATGCCCGACTTCCGCGCGGGAGAGCGGACTTACCAGTTGGTCTCGCAGGTCGCGGGGAGATGCGGCCGGGGCGAGAAGCCCGGTCTGGTGGTCGTCCAGACGTACTGGCCGGACCATCCCGCCATCGTCGCGGCGGCCGCGCACGACCCGGAGCGCTTCTACGCCGGGGAGCGCGCCGAACGCGAGGCGCTCGGATACCCACCGTACGGTCGCCTCGCGAACGTGCTCGTACAAGGAGCGGACGTCGAAGCGGTGCGTGCGGTGGCGGTCTCCTTCGCCGAACGCTTGCGCGCACAGGCTCAGGACGGCGTCACGGTGCTCGGACCGGCGCCGGCGCCGCTCGCCAAGGTGAAGGGCGCGCATCGGTGGCACGTCCTCCTCAAAGGCGCGGTCGACTCCGACCTGCCCGCCACGATCTCGAAGGCGTGGGAAGGGCTGGCGGCCGTCCCCGGTGTGACCGTCGCATGCGATGTCGACGCGGTCGACCTGCTGTGA
- the fmt gene encoding methionyl-tRNA formyltransferase, whose product MRVVFMGTPEFAVASLRALATRHEVVCVYTRPDAASGRGRALTAPPAKSAAIESDIPVAQPTDLRGPASARDLASLAPDVVCVAAYGMILPRGVLDVPPLGCVNVHASLLPRHRGAAPVERAILAGDTTTGVSIMRMEEGLDTGPVALRVEMVIGAADAPTLTRTLATLGADALIEVLDRIEAGTDTWEPQPESGATYAARIERADVALEPGLSSEDALRRVRASGRHAPSRCSLAGVDVTVLEARTVSADLGPGRVLVTKDALILGTTDGGLALDRVVATGRAPMDGAAFARGARLDDDARWAAST is encoded by the coding sequence GTGCGCGTCGTCTTCATGGGCACGCCCGAGTTCGCCGTGGCATCGCTGCGTGCACTCGCGACCAGGCACGAGGTCGTGTGCGTGTACACGCGACCGGACGCGGCTTCGGGGCGAGGACGCGCACTCACCGCCCCCCCGGCCAAGTCCGCGGCGATCGAGTCGGACATCCCCGTGGCGCAGCCCACGGATCTTCGCGGACCCGCATCCGCCCGCGACCTCGCCTCATTGGCCCCGGACGTCGTGTGCGTGGCGGCGTACGGGATGATCCTCCCGCGTGGAGTGCTCGATGTCCCGCCTCTCGGGTGCGTGAACGTCCATGCCTCACTCCTCCCGCGCCATCGCGGGGCGGCTCCGGTGGAGCGCGCGATACTCGCGGGGGACACCACCACCGGGGTGTCGATCATGCGGATGGAGGAAGGACTCGACACGGGCCCCGTCGCGCTGCGAGTCGAGATGGTGATCGGGGCCGCGGACGCGCCGACGCTCACGCGCACCCTCGCCACCTTGGGCGCGGACGCTCTGATCGAGGTCCTCGATCGCATCGAGGCCGGAACGGATACGTGGGAGCCGCAGCCGGAGTCCGGCGCGACGTATGCCGCGCGGATCGAGAGGGCCGACGTGGCCCTAGAACCGGGTCTTTCGAGCGAGGACGCGTTGCGAAGGGTGCGCGCGTCAGGCCGCCACGCGCCGAGCCGCTGTAGCCTCGCGGGCGTGGACGTGACCGTTCTGGAGGCTCGAACGGTGTCCGCGGACCTCGGCCCAGGCCGCGTTCTCGTGACGAAGGACGCGCTCATCCTGGGAACCACCGACGGCGGTCTAGCTCTCGACAGAGTCGTCGCCACCGGCCGCGCTCCCATGGACGGAGCGGCCTTCGCGCGCGGCGCGCGCCTGGATGACGACGCGCGATGGGCGGCCTCGACGTGA
- a CDS encoding peptidoglycan DD-metalloendopeptidase family protein codes for MPPHGARRVPYHIVAVVLVALLASPPPTLGATSNVRRLKTELAGIRSDVRAAGREYSRAYWRLDETEVRMAKTDRKIARTRQLLKATRAKLGRSVSSMYRRGGFDPLSALLTSRSFDELLTRLEFLQRIAEREAVTIDAALRLDAQLRSQRAALARERASRATDAAVLKRRARSLERRLQAKQAKYDSVLAALRREMGADPHYSGLPPGPNGMVFPVAGANYYSDTWGASRSGGRRRHRGTDIMAGRGTPVVACLSGSVTSKSGGLGGKTIWLRADNGWTFYFAHLNGWAVRSGHVSAGQVIGYVGSTGNAQGGSPHLHFEIHPGGGGAVNPYPYLRRMES; via the coding sequence ATGCCCCCGCATGGTGCCCGTCGCGTGCCGTACCACATCGTCGCGGTCGTGCTCGTCGCCCTCCTCGCGTCGCCACCGCCCACCCTCGGAGCCACATCCAACGTCCGCCGACTCAAGACGGAACTCGCCGGCATCCGCAGCGACGTCCGTGCGGCCGGACGCGAGTATTCGCGAGCGTACTGGCGCCTCGACGAGACCGAGGTCCGGATGGCGAAGACCGACCGCAAGATCGCCAGGACGCGTCAGCTCCTGAAAGCGACGCGCGCGAAGCTCGGACGCAGTGTCTCTTCGATGTATCGCCGAGGAGGCTTCGATCCGCTCTCCGCTCTCCTGACGAGCCGCTCTTTCGACGAGCTCCTCACTCGTCTCGAGTTCCTGCAGCGTATCGCGGAACGGGAGGCCGTGACGATCGACGCGGCCCTGCGCCTCGACGCGCAGTTGCGCAGCCAGCGCGCCGCGCTGGCGCGCGAGAGGGCGTCTAGGGCGACGGACGCGGCTGTTCTCAAGAGGCGCGCGCGATCGCTCGAGCGCAGGCTCCAGGCGAAGCAGGCGAAGTACGACTCGGTCCTCGCGGCGCTGCGTCGCGAGATGGGAGCCGACCCTCACTACTCGGGACTGCCCCCGGGACCGAACGGGATGGTCTTCCCCGTCGCGGGCGCGAACTACTACTCCGACACCTGGGGCGCATCGCGCTCCGGTGGACGAAGGCGACACAGAGGCACGGACATCATGGCAGGACGTGGCACACCCGTCGTGGCCTGCCTTTCGGGAAGCGTCACCAGCAAGAGCGGCGGACTCGGCGGCAAGACGATCTGGCTTCGCGCGGACAACGGCTGGACGTTCTACTTCGCGCACTTGAACGGCTGGGCGGTCAGATCCGGGCATGTCTCCGCGGGACAGGTCATCGGGTACGTCGGTTCGACGGGCAACGCCCAGGGGGGCTCCCCCCATCTCCACTTCGAGATCCATCCGGGCGGGGGAGGCGCGGTCAACCCGTATCCCTACCTGCGCCGGATGGAATCCTAG
- the glpX gene encoding class II fructose-bisphosphatase: protein MRSTRIVEMLEVTEAAALAAGRWMGKGDKHAADDAAVEGMRTAFNSVEIDGTIVIGEGERDEAPMLFIGEKVGKGGEEIDIAVDPLEGTNLTAYGQTNSLAVLAFGPKGTLLHAPDTYMKKIAVGPEAADAVHIDASPTENLRNVAKAMKRDVGDLVVCILDRDRHVDLIREVREAGARIRLISDGDVFGAVATAIEGTGIHLYLGTGAAPEGVLACAAMKCIGGCFMGRFEWRSPEERARAVDMGTCNIDGVLTMDCLVNTDEAAFIATGVTDGEMLRGVRYFGSGARTNSVAMDAKSKTVRFIDTVYNTGVEKFWVRMD, encoded by the coding sequence ATGCGCAGCACACGGATCGTCGAGATGCTCGAGGTCACGGAGGCCGCCGCTCTCGCGGCCGGCCGTTGGATGGGGAAGGGCGACAAGCACGCGGCTGACGACGCCGCGGTCGAGGGCATGCGCACCGCATTCAACTCCGTCGAGATCGACGGCACGATCGTGATCGGCGAAGGCGAGCGCGACGAGGCTCCGATGCTCTTCATCGGCGAGAAGGTCGGCAAGGGCGGCGAGGAGATCGACATCGCCGTCGACCCACTCGAGGGGACGAACCTCACCGCGTATGGTCAGACGAACTCGCTCGCGGTCCTCGCTTTCGGCCCGAAGGGCACGCTGCTGCACGCTCCCGACACGTACATGAAGAAGATCGCCGTCGGTCCCGAAGCCGCCGACGCGGTGCACATCGACGCGAGCCCCACGGAGAACCTCCGCAACGTCGCGAAGGCGATGAAGCGCGACGTCGGGGACCTCGTCGTGTGCATACTCGACCGCGACCGGCACGTCGATCTCATCCGTGAGGTGCGCGAAGCCGGCGCGCGCATCCGCCTCATCTCCGACGGCGATGTCTTCGGCGCCGTCGCCACGGCGATCGAGGGGACCGGCATCCACCTCTACCTCGGTACCGGCGCGGCCCCAGAGGGTGTGCTCGCGTGCGCCGCGATGAAGTGCATCGGCGGCTGCTTCATGGGCCGCTTCGAGTGGCGCAGCCCCGAGGAGAGGGCACGGGCGGTCGACATGGGGACGTGCAACATCGACGGCGTGCTGACCATGGACTGCCTCGTGAACACCGACGAGGCGGCGTTCATCGCCACCGGCGTCACCGACGGCGAGATGCTGCGCGGGGTGAGGTACTTCGGTTCGGGAGCGCGCACGAACTCGGTCGCGATGGACGCGAAGTCCAAGACCGTGCGGTTCATCGATACGGTCTACAACACGGGCGTGGAGAAGTTCTGGGTGAGGATGGACTGA
- a CDS encoding thiamine diphosphokinase, translating to MDALIVGAAPVYGAEAFYHELLSGSPLVVAADAGAEWCVTLGRVPDIAVGDFDSSSAGAVDRLRDAGASVIEFPASKDATDLDLALLAAREAGADSATFTAAFTARLDHTLAALGTLRDAADLAGRIVEPGFDAWLLAEGARESLTLDGRPGMLVSVIALERAEGVCLTGLRYELQEADLDTMSGLGIGNEMVIDVATIRLRAGALLVVCVGGEAGRALERGDAVNVSRGRPSRP from the coding sequence ATGGATGCACTCATCGTCGGAGCCGCGCCGGTCTACGGCGCGGAAGCGTTCTACCACGAACTTCTCTCCGGCTCGCCGCTCGTCGTCGCCGCCGACGCGGGTGCCGAGTGGTGCGTCACTCTCGGCAGAGTCCCCGACATCGCGGTCGGAGACTTCGATTCCTCCAGCGCGGGCGCGGTGGACCGTCTCCGTGATGCCGGGGCGTCGGTGATCGAGTTCCCGGCGAGCAAGGACGCGACCGACCTCGATCTCGCGCTCCTGGCCGCGCGAGAGGCGGGCGCGGACTCCGCGACCTTCACCGCCGCCTTCACCGCACGGCTCGACCACACACTCGCCGCGTTAGGCACGCTTCGCGACGCCGCGGACCTGGCGGGCAGGATCGTCGAACCCGGATTCGACGCTTGGCTGCTCGCCGAAGGCGCTCGCGAATCGCTCACGCTCGATGGCCGACCCGGTATGCTGGTGTCGGTCATCGCCCTCGAGCGGGCGGAAGGGGTATGCCTCACCGGTCTTCGCTACGAGCTGCAGGAAGCGGACCTCGACACGATGAGCGGACTCGGGATCGGGAACGAGATGGTGATCGACGTCGCGACGATCCGGCTACGTGCCGGTGCGCTGTTGGTGGTATGCGTCGGCGGCGAAGCCGGACGCGCTCTGGAGAGGGGAGACGCGGTGAACGTCAGCCGCGGACGACCTTCCCGGCCTTGA
- a CDS encoding PASTA domain-containing protein, producing the protein MDRTPVRRATLIPAWLLPTVVATLSVAAVVAGVAVFRPRPVPVGVPSVTGLPVPVARSRLAEVGLLLERGVVRFSATVAADGVVTQRPEPGDRVAPGSVVVVDVSGGSETFSMPDVVGKPLDMAKETIAGAGMRLEVEFAPSDQPTDTVLASLPSAGVRVTTSDVVRLTVASGSPTATVLLPISLDGLAFAIDPSRAPSGATDVTMDVARRLRALLEASGARVTVIRGITDTVTTDATRLSRVRSASPTAVLSMVTTPARSGGIVLSSLPPSATAPGRYLTSVGLARAALARLRDSGLGPSMGFPTPDRVLTGAGCAVLLVRLGSFEVTADVAAFRDPRWEDELARALYQAVGDVFGGR; encoded by the coding sequence ATGGACCGAACCCCCGTCAGGCGAGCAACCCTCATACCAGCCTGGCTGCTCCCCACGGTCGTGGCGACGTTATCGGTCGCCGCAGTCGTCGCCGGAGTGGCCGTCTTTCGCCCTCGCCCGGTCCCCGTCGGCGTACCCTCGGTGACCGGTCTCCCGGTACCGGTGGCCCGCAGCCGCCTCGCGGAAGTCGGACTGCTCCTCGAGAGGGGCGTCGTCCGCTTCTCGGCCACGGTGGCCGCTGACGGCGTCGTGACGCAGAGGCCTGAACCCGGCGATCGTGTCGCGCCGGGATCGGTAGTCGTCGTCGACGTCTCCGGCGGCTCGGAGACGTTCTCCATGCCGGACGTCGTAGGCAAGCCTCTCGACATGGCGAAGGAGACGATCGCCGGGGCCGGTATGCGGCTCGAGGTCGAGTTCGCCCCGTCGGACCAGCCGACGGACACCGTGCTCGCCAGCCTTCCTTCCGCCGGTGTGCGCGTCACCACTTCGGACGTCGTGAGACTGACGGTCGCCTCGGGGAGCCCGACCGCGACCGTGCTGCTCCCGATCAGCCTCGACGGTCTCGCTTTCGCGATCGATCCTTCGCGCGCTCCGTCCGGCGCCACCGATGTGACCATGGACGTCGCCCGCCGCCTGCGGGCGTTGCTCGAAGCCTCGGGAGCGAGGGTGACCGTCATCCGCGGGATCACCGACACCGTCACCACCGACGCGACGCGGTTGTCGCGCGTGAGGTCCGCGAGTCCGACAGCCGTCCTTTCCATGGTGACCACGCCCGCGCGTTCGGGTGGCATAGTCCTATCCTCGTTGCCCCCATCAGCGACGGCTCCCGGAAGATACCTCACATCGGTGGGTCTCGCACGCGCGGCTCTGGCGAGGCTGCGCGACTCCGGTCTCGGGCCCTCGATGGGCTTTCCCACGCCTGACCGCGTCCTCACCGGCGCAGGATGCGCGGTTCTGCTCGTCCGGCTCGGTTCGTTCGAGGTCACGGCCGATGTGGCCGCATTCAGGGACCCGCGATGGGAGGACGAGTTGGCTCGAGCCCTCTACCAGGCAGTCGGCGACGTCTTCGGGGGGAGGTGA
- a CDS encoding transcription antitermination factor NusB: protein MGGLDVTVAPARSAALEVVRRVREKQAFASEVLDTVLRARSLREDDAALATRLAYGTVQSAGTLDEALDEHLRSPSSVEPRVRDILRLGAYELLFSRTPPRAIVHESVDAVRAVRPEAAGLANAVLRRLSERADAFPWGDPRTDDGALARATAHPRWLLDLVTRDRGRDAARRMFEADQTTAPLFLWHVPFMGTLADAMSLLEADGAMPVACEPAGCILARRAAFAVRGAAVADGRVLVADVAATVAPLAVRPMPGETIVDLTAGRGTKTVMLQAAAVSEGGPARIIAMDLHPFKVKVLTERMGVLGVPGVEAIVGDATDVIGAQGLPRAGTVDSVLVDAPCTGLGTLRRHPEKRWRASPDDVSRLAEIQSRLLEQAATLVGPGGRVVYSTCSVARAEDEDVVRGFLDGEAGEGFSVESLDEVVPASWRHRVAPEGTFLSMPEADGPDGHFVAALRRMG, encoded by the coding sequence ATGGGCGGCCTCGACGTGACCGTGGCGCCCGCCCGCTCCGCTGCGCTCGAGGTCGTGCGGCGCGTTCGCGAGAAGCAGGCGTTCGCGAGCGAAGTGCTCGACACGGTCCTGCGAGCGCGAAGCCTTCGCGAGGACGATGCCGCGCTGGCCACGCGTCTAGCCTACGGCACCGTGCAATCCGCCGGGACTCTCGACGAGGCGCTCGACGAGCACTTGCGTTCGCCTTCCTCCGTGGAGCCGCGCGTCCGCGACATACTGCGCCTAGGGGCGTACGAACTGCTCTTCTCGCGGACCCCGCCGCGCGCCATCGTGCACGAGTCGGTGGACGCGGTCAGAGCCGTGCGCCCGGAGGCCGCCGGTCTCGCGAACGCAGTGCTGCGGCGGCTCTCGGAGAGGGCGGACGCTTTCCCGTGGGGCGACCCCCGGACGGACGACGGAGCCCTGGCCAGGGCCACCGCCCACCCACGGTGGCTCTTGGACCTCGTGACACGCGATCGCGGCCGTGACGCGGCGCGCCGGATGTTCGAGGCGGACCAGACCACGGCGCCGCTCTTCCTGTGGCACGTGCCGTTCATGGGAACGCTCGCCGACGCGATGTCGCTCCTGGAGGCCGACGGCGCCATGCCCGTCGCTTGCGAGCCCGCGGGCTGCATACTCGCGCGACGCGCGGCGTTCGCCGTCCGCGGAGCTGCGGTCGCAGACGGCCGCGTCCTCGTCGCGGACGTGGCGGCGACGGTCGCCCCGCTGGCGGTCCGGCCGATGCCCGGCGAGACGATCGTCGACCTCACCGCGGGCAGGGGAACGAAGACGGTCATGCTCCAGGCTGCCGCGGTCTCCGAGGGCGGGCCTGCTCGCATCATCGCGATGGACCTCCACCCGTTCAAGGTGAAGGTGCTCACCGAACGCATGGGCGTCCTCGGCGTCCCTGGAGTCGAGGCGATCGTCGGCGACGCCACGGACGTCATCGGCGCGCAGGGGCTGCCCCGTGCAGGGACCGTCGACTCCGTCCTCGTCGACGCCCCTTGCACCGGACTCGGGACTCTGAGACGTCATCCGGAGAAGCGATGGCGAGCATCGCCCGACGACGTCTCGCGCCTTGCCGAGATCCAGTCCCGCCTGCTCGAGCAAGCGGCGACGCTTGTGGGCCCCGGCGGGCGTGTGGTGTACTCGACGTGCTCCGTCGCCCGCGCGGAAGACGAGGACGTCGTACGCGGGTTCTTGGACGGCGAGGCGGGGGAGGGGTTCTCGGTCGAGTCTCTCGACGAGGTCGTCCCGGCCTCGTGGCGTCATCGGGTCGCACCGGAGGGGACGTTCCTGTCCATGCCCGAGGCCGACGGGCCCGACGGGCACTTCGTCGCCGCACTGCGGCGGATGGGATGA
- the rpmB gene encoding 50S ribosomal protein L28 yields MSKICSVCGKHPSAGRNVSHSHRVTLRMFSPNIQRVTAVVDGTAKRVDVCTKCLKAGKVVRG; encoded by the coding sequence ATGTCGAAGATCTGCTCCGTGTGCGGGAAGCACCCGAGTGCCGGACGTAACGTGAGCCATTCGCATCGAGTGACCCTGCGGATGTTCAGCCCGAACATACAGAGGGTGACCGCGGTCGTCGACGGTACCGCGAAGCGCGTCGATGTCTGCACCAAGTGCCTCAAGGCCGGGAAGGTCGTCCGCGGCTGA
- a CDS encoding DUF1858 domain-containing protein — protein MGSTDISGSTTIAELLAARPGAAAVLSRHGLGCAACMAAEADTVAEAADMHSVPLDMLLEQLQEASAPTTGEGQDD, from the coding sequence GTGGGGTCGACGGACATCTCCGGATCCACCACTATCGCCGAGCTGCTGGCTGCGCGTCCCGGGGCGGCGGCCGTCCTGTCGCGGCACGGTCTCGGTTGCGCCGCATGCATGGCCGCCGAAGCGGACACCGTGGCGGAGGCCGCCGACATGCATTCCGTTCCGCTGGACATGCTGCTCGAACAGTTGCAAGAGGCGAGCGCGCCCACCACCGGGGAGGGACAGGATGACTGA
- a CDS encoding FmdB family zinc ribbon protein produces the protein MPSYDFRCTVCDETFEIVRRAADRADVTCPKCSSPAKRVFTPVGVHFKGSGFHSTDYRSRPKDETVSAPACPAAKEGPSACADCPSAKN, from the coding sequence ATGCCGTCTTACGATTTCCGTTGCACCGTGTGTGATGAGACTTTCGAGATCGTCCGGCGCGCGGCGGATCGCGCAGACGTGACGTGTCCCAAGTGCTCATCTCCCGCGAAGCGCGTGTTCACCCCCGTCGGGGTCCACTTCAAGGGATCCGGTTTCCACAGCACGGACTACCGCAGCAGGCCGAAGGACGAGACGGTGTCGGCTCCCGCCTGCCCGGCCGCGAAAGAGGGGCCGTCCGCATGCGCGGACTGCCCCTCTGCGAAGAACTGA
- the def gene encoding peptide deformylase — MEVLSHPNPVLKQTALEVDPSGDTELRPLVQGMVRVMREAPGVGLAAPQIGVQKRVIVVEVEEDKIAALCNPCIVDSSEETEVDDEGCLSLPGISVPVERNASVTCEALTISGQAVRIDAYGLLARVLQHEIDHLDGLLIIDRAAPDERKAALRRYHDLLAG; from the coding sequence ATGGAAGTCCTCTCACATCCCAATCCGGTGCTGAAGCAGACTGCGCTCGAGGTCGACCCCTCGGGTGACACCGAGTTGCGCCCTCTCGTCCAAGGCATGGTCCGCGTGATGCGCGAGGCGCCTGGAGTCGGGCTCGCCGCCCCTCAGATAGGCGTGCAGAAGCGCGTCATCGTCGTCGAGGTCGAGGAGGACAAGATCGCGGCGCTGTGCAATCCCTGCATCGTCGACAGCTCCGAGGAGACCGAGGTCGACGACGAAGGATGCCTGTCACTGCCGGGCATCAGCGTGCCGGTCGAACGGAACGCGTCCGTGACGTGCGAGGCGCTGACGATCTCCGGTCAAGCGGTTCGGATCGATGCCTACGGCCTTCTCGCCCGGGTACTCCAGCACGAGATCGACCATCTCGACGGTCTGCTCATCATCGATCGCGCCGCTCCCGACGAGCGCAAGGCCGCGCTCAGACGGTATCACGACCTGCTCGCGGGGTAA